A window of Oncorhynchus nerka isolate Pitt River linkage group LG4, Oner_Uvic_2.0, whole genome shotgun sequence contains these coding sequences:
- the LOC115128388 gene encoding bromodomain-containing protein 2-like isoform X1, whose protein sequence is METAINPPHDSSLGGVDVGLHGIMAMEQGLPGPGKRIRKPSLLFEGFEGPPLLPHGQAPPSGSPRPLVYDTNRQGRATNQLQFLQRAMMKYLWRHHFAWPFQEPVDASKLSLPDYHKIIKQPMDMGTIKRRLESNYYRSASECMQDFNTMFTNCYIYNKPTDDIVLMAQSLEKAFLQKVAQMPQEEIELPPPPPRGKPGKPGRGRRATVPGGVTTAHQVPAVSQSAYSPPTPDTPESLLSTPPQTLLAKSLPLTLHSTPAMLSLPPTQPTAKKKGVKRKADTTTPTTMAMPITVGVGGIGMGMAGGPDSPLTLTSLGVGHGLGLGMGMGIGMGRGRGMAGAKAPAGRRGVSGRPIKPPKKDLPDSVQLQPVRRGKLGQQLRYCNGILKELLSKKHAAYAWPFYKPVDASMLGLHDYHDIIKQPMDLSTIKRKMDSREYRDAQQFAGDVRIMYSNCYKYNPPDHDVVAMARKLQDVFEFCFAKMPDEPAAPPASMGGRSSSSSSSSSSSSESDPSSESDSSPSSDSEEERAHRLAELQEQVCTQLKAVHEQLAALSQGPIVKPKRKKEKKDKKKKKKPEKHRGSRVPVEEDIPIRPAKMPKVTKMPKTPKSSKGGSTQGKRSTGKKSNKSKSSKKSQAVTLSMHQMSAAAMLPHYDSEEEDEVSPMSYDEKRQLSLDINKLPGEKLGRVVHIIQAREPSLRDTNPEEIEIDFETLKPSTLRELERYVMTCLRKKPRKPYGKKGGTGKSREELALEKQLELEQRLLDVSGQLNSGKKPQKTKAEKPSAVEPHAVASRLSASSSSSDSSSSSSSSSSDTSDSD, encoded by the exons ATGGAGACGGCCATAAACCCGCCCCATGACAG CTCCCTGGGCGGGGTCGACGTAGGCCTGCATGGCATCATGGCGATGGAGCAGGGCCTGCCGGGCCCCGGAAAGCGCATCCGGAAACCGTCACTGCTGTTCGAGGGATTCGAGGGCCCGCCGTTGCTCCCCCATGGGCAAGCTCCCCCCTCTGGGTCACCACGGCCCCTAGTGTACGACACGAACCGGCAGGGCCGCGCCACCAACCAGCTGCAGTTCCTCCAGAGAGCCATGATGAAGTACCTGTGGAGGCACCACTTCGCATGGCCCTTCCAGGAGCCTGTGGACGCCTCCAAGCTCAGCCTGCCT GACTATCACAAGATCATCAAACAGCCCATGGACATGGGGACCATCAAGCGGCGCCTGGAGAGCAACTACTACCGCAGCGCCAGCGAGTGCATGCAGGACTTCAACACCATGTTCACCAACTGCTACATCTacaataag CCAACAGATGATATTGTTCTGATGGCCCAGTCCCTGGAGAAAGCTTTCCTTCAGAAGGTTGCCCAGATGCCCCAGGAGGAGATAGAACTGCCCCCTCCTCCACCACGGGGAAAACCGGGCAAGCCAGGCAGAGGACGCAGGGCCACAG TACCAGGAGGAGTGACGACTGCTCACCAGGTCCCGGCAGTGTCCCAGTCCGCGTACTCTCCCCCCACGCCAGACACCCCAGAGTCGCTGCTCTCCACCCCCCCACAGACGCTCCTGGCCAAGAGCCTACCTCTCACCCTCCACAGTACTCCTGCTATGCTAAGCTTACCCCCCACACAGCCCACAGCCAAG aAAAAGGGAGTGAAGCGGAAAGCagacaccaccacccccaccaccatggcCATGCCCATCACCGTGGGCGTTGGCGGGATTGGCATGGGCATGGCCGGCGGGCCCGACTCCCCGTTGACACTCACCTCGCTGGGGGTAGGCCATGGCCTGGGGCTCGGCATGGGGATGGGTATTGGTATGGGCCGCGGCAGAGGCATGGCGGGCGCCAAAGcacctgcagggaggaggggagtcaGCGGGCGCCCTATCAAGCCGCCGAAAAAGGACCTACCGGATTCTGTGCAACTCCAGCCGGTGCGGCGCGGCAAACTGGGCCAGCAGCTTCGGTACTGCAACGGGATTCTCAAAGAGCTGCTGTCCAAGAAACACGCGGCGTACGCCTGGCCTTTCTACAAACCAGTAGACGCCTCCATGCTGGGCCTACACGACTACCACGACATCATCAAGCAGCCCATGGACCTCAGCACCATCAAG AGGAAAATGGACAGTCGAGAGTACCGGGACGCCCAGCAGTTTGCCGGCGACGTGAGGATAATGTACTCTAACTGCTACAAGTACAACCCTCCAGACCATGACGTGGTAGCCATGGCACGCAAACTACAG gACGTCTTTGAGTTCTGCTTTGCCAAGATGCCCGACGAGCCTGCGGCCCCTCCCGCTTCCATGGGTGGGCGCTCCtcatcttcttcctcttcctcctcgtcctCGTCTGAGAGCGACcccagcagcgagagcgacagcAGCCCCAGCTCGGACAGCGAGGAGGAGCGAGCACACCGCCTGGCCGAGCTGCAGGAACAGGTGTGTACACAG CTGAAAGCAGTTCATGAGCAACTGGCAGCACTCTCCCAGGGCCCCATCGTCAAGCctaagaggaagaaagagaagaaggacaagaagaagaagaagaagcccgAGAAGCATCGGGGAAGCCGGGTACCAGTCGAAGAGGATATACCCATCCGGCCGGCTAAAATGCCCAAGGTCACCAAGATGCCGAAGACACCCAAGAGCAGCAAAGGGGGCTCCACACAGGGCAAGAGGAGCACTGGCAAGAAGAGCAACAAGAGCAA gtcctccaagaagTCTCAGGCAGTGACGCTCAGCATGCACCAGATGAGTGCTGCCGCCATGCTCCCCCACTACGACtccgaggaggaggacgaggtgtCGCCCATGAGCTACGATGAGAAGCGCCAGCTCAGCCTGGACATCAACAAGCTGCCCGGGGAGAAGCTGGGCCGCGTGGTTCACATCATCCAGGCACGCGAGCCTTCGCTGCGCGACACCAACCCAGAGGAGATCGAGATCGACTTTGAGACGCTCAAGCCGTCCACACTGCGCGAGCTGGAACGTTACGTCATGACCTGCCTCCGCAAGAAGCCTCGCAAGCCCTATG ggAAGAAAGGTGGAACAGGGAAGTCCCGGGAGGAGTTGGCTCTGGAGAAGCAGTTGGAACTGGAGCAGAGGTTGCTGGATGTCAGCGGGCAGCTCAACTCTGGCAAGAAGCCTCAGAAAACCAAAG cagagAAGCCCAGTGCAGTGGAGCCCCACGCCGTAGCGTCTCGCCTCAGCGCCAGCAGCTCCAGCTCAGACTCTTCCTCATCTTCTTCCTCGTCCTCCTCTGACACCAGTGACTCGGACTGA
- the LOC115128388 gene encoding bromodomain-containing protein 2-like isoform X3, with protein MAMEQGLPGPGKRIRKPSLLFEGFEGPPLLPHGQAPPSGSPRPLVYDTNRQGRATNQLQFLQRAMMKYLWRHHFAWPFQEPVDASKLSLPDYHKIIKQPMDMGTIKRRLESNYYRSASECMQDFNTMFTNCYIYNKPTDDIVLMAQSLEKAFLQKVAQMPQEEIELPPPPPRGKPGKPGRGRRATVPGGVTTAHQVPAVSQSAYSPPTPDTPESLLSTPPQTLLAKSLPLTLHSTPAMLSLPPTQPTAKKKGVKRKADTTTPTTMAMPITVGVGGIGMGMAGGPDSPLTLTSLGVGHGLGLGMGMGIGMGRGRGMAGAKAPAGRRGVSGRPIKPPKKDLPDSVQLQPVRRGKLGQQLRYCNGILKELLSKKHAAYAWPFYKPVDASMLGLHDYHDIIKQPMDLSTIKRKMDSREYRDAQQFAGDVRIMYSNCYKYNPPDHDVVAMARKLQDVFEFCFAKMPDEPAAPPASMGGRSSSSSSSSSSSSESDPSSESDSSPSSDSEEERAHRLAELQEQVCTQLKAVHEQLAALSQGPIVKPKRKKEKKDKKKKKKPEKHRGSRVPVEEDIPIRPAKMPKVTKMPKTPKSSKGGSTQGKRSTGKKSNKSKSSKKSQAVTLSMHQMSAAAMLPHYDSEEEDEVSPMSYDEKRQLSLDINKLPGEKLGRVVHIIQAREPSLRDTNPEEIEIDFETLKPSTLRELERYVMTCLRKKPRKPYGKKGGTGKSREELALEKQLELEQRLLDVSGQLNSGKKPQKTKAEKPSAVEPHAVASRLSASSSSSDSSSSSSSSSSDTSDSD; from the exons ATGGCGATGGAGCAGGGCCTGCCGGGCCCCGGAAAGCGCATCCGGAAACCGTCACTGCTGTTCGAGGGATTCGAGGGCCCGCCGTTGCTCCCCCATGGGCAAGCTCCCCCCTCTGGGTCACCACGGCCCCTAGTGTACGACACGAACCGGCAGGGCCGCGCCACCAACCAGCTGCAGTTCCTCCAGAGAGCCATGATGAAGTACCTGTGGAGGCACCACTTCGCATGGCCCTTCCAGGAGCCTGTGGACGCCTCCAAGCTCAGCCTGCCT GACTATCACAAGATCATCAAACAGCCCATGGACATGGGGACCATCAAGCGGCGCCTGGAGAGCAACTACTACCGCAGCGCCAGCGAGTGCATGCAGGACTTCAACACCATGTTCACCAACTGCTACATCTacaataag CCAACAGATGATATTGTTCTGATGGCCCAGTCCCTGGAGAAAGCTTTCCTTCAGAAGGTTGCCCAGATGCCCCAGGAGGAGATAGAACTGCCCCCTCCTCCACCACGGGGAAAACCGGGCAAGCCAGGCAGAGGACGCAGGGCCACAG TACCAGGAGGAGTGACGACTGCTCACCAGGTCCCGGCAGTGTCCCAGTCCGCGTACTCTCCCCCCACGCCAGACACCCCAGAGTCGCTGCTCTCCACCCCCCCACAGACGCTCCTGGCCAAGAGCCTACCTCTCACCCTCCACAGTACTCCTGCTATGCTAAGCTTACCCCCCACACAGCCCACAGCCAAG aAAAAGGGAGTGAAGCGGAAAGCagacaccaccacccccaccaccatggcCATGCCCATCACCGTGGGCGTTGGCGGGATTGGCATGGGCATGGCCGGCGGGCCCGACTCCCCGTTGACACTCACCTCGCTGGGGGTAGGCCATGGCCTGGGGCTCGGCATGGGGATGGGTATTGGTATGGGCCGCGGCAGAGGCATGGCGGGCGCCAAAGcacctgcagggaggaggggagtcaGCGGGCGCCCTATCAAGCCGCCGAAAAAGGACCTACCGGATTCTGTGCAACTCCAGCCGGTGCGGCGCGGCAAACTGGGCCAGCAGCTTCGGTACTGCAACGGGATTCTCAAAGAGCTGCTGTCCAAGAAACACGCGGCGTACGCCTGGCCTTTCTACAAACCAGTAGACGCCTCCATGCTGGGCCTACACGACTACCACGACATCATCAAGCAGCCCATGGACCTCAGCACCATCAAG AGGAAAATGGACAGTCGAGAGTACCGGGACGCCCAGCAGTTTGCCGGCGACGTGAGGATAATGTACTCTAACTGCTACAAGTACAACCCTCCAGACCATGACGTGGTAGCCATGGCACGCAAACTACAG gACGTCTTTGAGTTCTGCTTTGCCAAGATGCCCGACGAGCCTGCGGCCCCTCCCGCTTCCATGGGTGGGCGCTCCtcatcttcttcctcttcctcctcgtcctCGTCTGAGAGCGACcccagcagcgagagcgacagcAGCCCCAGCTCGGACAGCGAGGAGGAGCGAGCACACCGCCTGGCCGAGCTGCAGGAACAGGTGTGTACACAG CTGAAAGCAGTTCATGAGCAACTGGCAGCACTCTCCCAGGGCCCCATCGTCAAGCctaagaggaagaaagagaagaaggacaagaagaagaagaagaagcccgAGAAGCATCGGGGAAGCCGGGTACCAGTCGAAGAGGATATACCCATCCGGCCGGCTAAAATGCCCAAGGTCACCAAGATGCCGAAGACACCCAAGAGCAGCAAAGGGGGCTCCACACAGGGCAAGAGGAGCACTGGCAAGAAGAGCAACAAGAGCAA gtcctccaagaagTCTCAGGCAGTGACGCTCAGCATGCACCAGATGAGTGCTGCCGCCATGCTCCCCCACTACGACtccgaggaggaggacgaggtgtCGCCCATGAGCTACGATGAGAAGCGCCAGCTCAGCCTGGACATCAACAAGCTGCCCGGGGAGAAGCTGGGCCGCGTGGTTCACATCATCCAGGCACGCGAGCCTTCGCTGCGCGACACCAACCCAGAGGAGATCGAGATCGACTTTGAGACGCTCAAGCCGTCCACACTGCGCGAGCTGGAACGTTACGTCATGACCTGCCTCCGCAAGAAGCCTCGCAAGCCCTATG ggAAGAAAGGTGGAACAGGGAAGTCCCGGGAGGAGTTGGCTCTGGAGAAGCAGTTGGAACTGGAGCAGAGGTTGCTGGATGTCAGCGGGCAGCTCAACTCTGGCAAGAAGCCTCAGAAAACCAAAG cagagAAGCCCAGTGCAGTGGAGCCCCACGCCGTAGCGTCTCGCCTCAGCGCCAGCAGCTCCAGCTCAGACTCTTCCTCATCTTCTTCCTCGTCCTCCTCTGACACCAGTGACTCGGACTGA
- the LOC115128388 gene encoding bromodomain-containing protein 2-like isoform X2, with translation METAINPPHDSSLGGVDVGLHGIMAMEQGLPGPGKRIRKPSLLFEGFEGPPLLPHGQAPPSGSPRPLVYDTNRQGRATNQLQFLQRAMMKYLWRHHFAWPFQEPVDASKLSLPDYHKIIKQPMDMGTIKRRLESNYYRSASECMQDFNTMFTNCYIYNKPTDDIVLMAQSLEKAFLQKVAQMPQEEIELPPPPPRGKPGKPGRGRRATVPGGVTTAHQVPAVSQSAYSPPTPDTPESLLSTPPQTLLAKSLPLTLHSTPAMLSLPPTQPTAKKKGVKRKADTTTPTTMAMPITVGVGGIGMGMAGGPDSPLTLTSLGVGHGLGLGMGMGIGMGRGRGMAGAKAPAGRRGVSGRPIKPPKKDLPDSVQLQPVRRGKLGQQLRYCNGILKELLSKKHAAYAWPFYKPVDASMLGLHDYHDIIKQPMDLSTIKRKMDSREYRDAQQFAGDVRIMYSNCYKYNPPDHDVVAMARKLQDVFEFCFAKMPDEPAAPPASMGGRSSSSSSSSSSSSESDPSSESDSSPSSDSEEERAHRLAELQEQLKAVHEQLAALSQGPIVKPKRKKEKKDKKKKKKPEKHRGSRVPVEEDIPIRPAKMPKVTKMPKTPKSSKGGSTQGKRSTGKKSNKSKSSKKSQAVTLSMHQMSAAAMLPHYDSEEEDEVSPMSYDEKRQLSLDINKLPGEKLGRVVHIIQAREPSLRDTNPEEIEIDFETLKPSTLRELERYVMTCLRKKPRKPYGKKGGTGKSREELALEKQLELEQRLLDVSGQLNSGKKPQKTKAEKPSAVEPHAVASRLSASSSSSDSSSSSSSSSSDTSDSD, from the exons ATGGAGACGGCCATAAACCCGCCCCATGACAG CTCCCTGGGCGGGGTCGACGTAGGCCTGCATGGCATCATGGCGATGGAGCAGGGCCTGCCGGGCCCCGGAAAGCGCATCCGGAAACCGTCACTGCTGTTCGAGGGATTCGAGGGCCCGCCGTTGCTCCCCCATGGGCAAGCTCCCCCCTCTGGGTCACCACGGCCCCTAGTGTACGACACGAACCGGCAGGGCCGCGCCACCAACCAGCTGCAGTTCCTCCAGAGAGCCATGATGAAGTACCTGTGGAGGCACCACTTCGCATGGCCCTTCCAGGAGCCTGTGGACGCCTCCAAGCTCAGCCTGCCT GACTATCACAAGATCATCAAACAGCCCATGGACATGGGGACCATCAAGCGGCGCCTGGAGAGCAACTACTACCGCAGCGCCAGCGAGTGCATGCAGGACTTCAACACCATGTTCACCAACTGCTACATCTacaataag CCAACAGATGATATTGTTCTGATGGCCCAGTCCCTGGAGAAAGCTTTCCTTCAGAAGGTTGCCCAGATGCCCCAGGAGGAGATAGAACTGCCCCCTCCTCCACCACGGGGAAAACCGGGCAAGCCAGGCAGAGGACGCAGGGCCACAG TACCAGGAGGAGTGACGACTGCTCACCAGGTCCCGGCAGTGTCCCAGTCCGCGTACTCTCCCCCCACGCCAGACACCCCAGAGTCGCTGCTCTCCACCCCCCCACAGACGCTCCTGGCCAAGAGCCTACCTCTCACCCTCCACAGTACTCCTGCTATGCTAAGCTTACCCCCCACACAGCCCACAGCCAAG aAAAAGGGAGTGAAGCGGAAAGCagacaccaccacccccaccaccatggcCATGCCCATCACCGTGGGCGTTGGCGGGATTGGCATGGGCATGGCCGGCGGGCCCGACTCCCCGTTGACACTCACCTCGCTGGGGGTAGGCCATGGCCTGGGGCTCGGCATGGGGATGGGTATTGGTATGGGCCGCGGCAGAGGCATGGCGGGCGCCAAAGcacctgcagggaggaggggagtcaGCGGGCGCCCTATCAAGCCGCCGAAAAAGGACCTACCGGATTCTGTGCAACTCCAGCCGGTGCGGCGCGGCAAACTGGGCCAGCAGCTTCGGTACTGCAACGGGATTCTCAAAGAGCTGCTGTCCAAGAAACACGCGGCGTACGCCTGGCCTTTCTACAAACCAGTAGACGCCTCCATGCTGGGCCTACACGACTACCACGACATCATCAAGCAGCCCATGGACCTCAGCACCATCAAG AGGAAAATGGACAGTCGAGAGTACCGGGACGCCCAGCAGTTTGCCGGCGACGTGAGGATAATGTACTCTAACTGCTACAAGTACAACCCTCCAGACCATGACGTGGTAGCCATGGCACGCAAACTACAG gACGTCTTTGAGTTCTGCTTTGCCAAGATGCCCGACGAGCCTGCGGCCCCTCCCGCTTCCATGGGTGGGCGCTCCtcatcttcttcctcttcctcctcgtcctCGTCTGAGAGCGACcccagcagcgagagcgacagcAGCCCCAGCTCGGACAGCGAGGAGGAGCGAGCACACCGCCTGGCCGAGCTGCAGGAACAG CTGAAAGCAGTTCATGAGCAACTGGCAGCACTCTCCCAGGGCCCCATCGTCAAGCctaagaggaagaaagagaagaaggacaagaagaagaagaagaagcccgAGAAGCATCGGGGAAGCCGGGTACCAGTCGAAGAGGATATACCCATCCGGCCGGCTAAAATGCCCAAGGTCACCAAGATGCCGAAGACACCCAAGAGCAGCAAAGGGGGCTCCACACAGGGCAAGAGGAGCACTGGCAAGAAGAGCAACAAGAGCAA gtcctccaagaagTCTCAGGCAGTGACGCTCAGCATGCACCAGATGAGTGCTGCCGCCATGCTCCCCCACTACGACtccgaggaggaggacgaggtgtCGCCCATGAGCTACGATGAGAAGCGCCAGCTCAGCCTGGACATCAACAAGCTGCCCGGGGAGAAGCTGGGCCGCGTGGTTCACATCATCCAGGCACGCGAGCCTTCGCTGCGCGACACCAACCCAGAGGAGATCGAGATCGACTTTGAGACGCTCAAGCCGTCCACACTGCGCGAGCTGGAACGTTACGTCATGACCTGCCTCCGCAAGAAGCCTCGCAAGCCCTATG ggAAGAAAGGTGGAACAGGGAAGTCCCGGGAGGAGTTGGCTCTGGAGAAGCAGTTGGAACTGGAGCAGAGGTTGCTGGATGTCAGCGGGCAGCTCAACTCTGGCAAGAAGCCTCAGAAAACCAAAG cagagAAGCCCAGTGCAGTGGAGCCCCACGCCGTAGCGTCTCGCCTCAGCGCCAGCAGCTCCAGCTCAGACTCTTCCTCATCTTCTTCCTCGTCCTCCTCTGACACCAGTGACTCGGACTGA